A single region of the Pirellulales bacterium genome encodes:
- a CDS encoding phage holin family protein: MAERTVVRPIMSQPSDSLFSGVAAQADRLRHDFSEMLAARLELARLEATAAARQTARCAVALAVATLLLVSILPIAVATLALAGANYFAQSPIAWLAGSVPILGALAAFIAWLSLRHYRRHFTGMRDTLAELREDLVWLQEWSGQADRADAAAPDADAGPSA; encoded by the coding sequence ATGGCTGAGCGGACTGTGGTCCGACCGATCATGAGCCAACCGAGCGACAGCCTGTTCTCTGGAGTGGCGGCCCAAGCCGACCGCCTGCGCCACGATTTCAGCGAGATGCTCGCCGCGCGTCTCGAGCTCGCCCGGCTCGAAGCCACCGCTGCGGCTCGACAAACGGCGCGCTGCGCCGTGGCCCTCGCCGTGGCGACACTGTTGCTGGTCAGTATCCTGCCGATCGCCGTGGCGACGCTGGCCCTGGCCGGCGCCAACTATTTCGCACAATCTCCCATCGCCTGGCTGGCCGGTAGCGTGCCGATACTGGGGGCCCTGGCGGCCTTCATCGCCTGGCTGTCCTTGCGGCACTACCGCCGACATTTCACCGGAATGCGCGATACGCTGGCCGAGCTGCGTGAAGATCTTGTATGGTTGCAGGAATGGAGCGGTCAGGCGGATCGAGCGGATGCGGCAGCGCCGGACGCAGACGCTGGCCCCTCCGCATAG
- a CDS encoding NAD(P)/FAD-dependent oxidoreductase — MTHPPPHGPRVIIVGGGFGGISAAKALARAPVDVLLVDRRNHHLFQPLLYQVATAALSPANIASPIRHVLNKVRNCRVVLAEVIGVDLARQRLLVEGAAAEYDWLILAAGATHSYFGRDEWEAVAPGLKTLEDATEIRRRILLAFETAEYEGNAAVREALLTFVVIGGGPTGVELAGAIKEIATRTIAEDFRNIDTKTTRVILLEGGDRLLPQFPPDLSKRARRDLESLGVEVRLKSLATDVTREGVRTASEFIAARTIFWGAGVAASPMGRTLGVPLDRAGRVLVEPDLTVPGYPNVFVIGDMAAAKSADNDKPVPGVAQGALQMGRYAAEIIAAEVAHPGGKSPRKPFVYSDHGSMATIGRAKAVVQMGRWHIGGLFAWLMWGAIHIAFLIGFRNRLAVLASWLWNWIIFARDARLITGDARIYLDEPRPGELLLAEEAQADAQNEASPPSSSP; from the coding sequence GTGACGCACCCGCCCCCTCACGGCCCGCGCGTGATCATTGTCGGGGGGGGCTTCGGTGGCATCTCGGCCGCCAAAGCTCTCGCGCGCGCTCCGGTCGACGTGCTCTTGGTCGACCGGCGCAATCATCATCTCTTTCAGCCGCTACTGTACCAGGTGGCGACCGCGGCCCTCTCGCCGGCGAACATCGCCTCGCCGATCCGCCACGTGCTGAACAAGGTGCGCAACTGTCGCGTCGTGTTGGCCGAAGTTATCGGAGTCGACCTTGCCCGCCAGCGGTTGCTCGTCGAAGGAGCCGCCGCCGAGTACGACTGGCTGATCCTGGCTGCCGGCGCCACGCATTCCTATTTCGGTCGCGACGAATGGGAAGCCGTGGCTCCTGGTCTGAAGACTCTCGAAGATGCCACCGAGATCCGGCGGCGCATCCTGCTCGCCTTTGAAACGGCCGAATACGAGGGGAACGCGGCCGTACGCGAGGCGCTGCTCACCTTCGTCGTCATCGGCGGAGGACCCACGGGGGTCGAACTGGCCGGCGCGATCAAGGAGATCGCTACCCGCACGATCGCCGAAGACTTCCGCAACATCGATACGAAAACGACGCGTGTGATCCTGCTCGAGGGGGGCGACCGCCTGCTGCCGCAGTTTCCTCCCGATCTGAGCAAGCGTGCCCGGCGCGACCTCGAGTCGCTCGGCGTCGAGGTGCGCTTGAAGAGCCTGGCGACCGACGTCACGCGCGAGGGAGTGCGCACGGCCAGCGAGTTCATCGCCGCGCGCACGATCTTCTGGGGCGCGGGCGTGGCGGCCAGTCCGATGGGGCGCACGCTCGGCGTGCCGTTGGATCGCGCGGGGCGCGTTCTCGTCGAGCCCGACCTGACCGTGCCCGGTTATCCGAACGTCTTCGTCATCGGCGACATGGCGGCGGCGAAATCGGCCGACAACGACAAGCCGGTGCCGGGCGTGGCCCAGGGGGCCTTGCAGATGGGGCGCTATGCCGCCGAGATCATCGCCGCCGAGGTGGCCCATCCCGGCGGCAAGTCGCCCCGCAAGCCGTTCGTTTATTCCGATCACGGCTCGATGGCCACGATCGGCCGCGCCAAGGCGGTCGTGCAGATGGGGCGCTGGCACATCGGCGGACTGTTCGCCTGGCTGATGTGGGGAGCGATCCACATCGCCTTCTTGATCGGCTTTCGCAATCGGCTGGCGGTGCTGGCGAGCTGGTTGTGGAACTGGATCATCTTCGCGCGCGACGCGCGGCTCATCACCGGCGACGCGCGGATCTATCTCGACGAGCCACGCCCCGGCGAACTCCTGCTGGCCGAAGAGGCGCAGGCCGACGCGCAAAACGAAGCCAGCCCCCCCTCGTCGTCGCCGTAG
- a CDS encoding DUF1501 domain-containing protein: MRPSPLPSQHAFSRRRLMQIGGLGLWGLNLPAWLRAAESNPSLALATGRPPIKACIVVFFYGGPSHLDTWDMKPDAPAEVRGEFRSIDTVVPGISVCEHLPRMAGVMDKVALVRSLHHPMRNHNAAAVEALCGRTPAGGDQELLADDAQAFPCYGSVWHYLDRATPRDLHHVALPHVMYNVVKLPGQIAGFLGPKYNPFHIEADPTAANFRVSELSLPASMNAARLADRKSLLDVVDRQLDAHRAGRETASLSTYYERALALLESPRVRQGFDLSQESEQTRDRYGRHVLGQSLLLARRLVESGVPFVTVYDKVRNGQDVNWDSHAKNFERHREHLLPPADEGLSALLEDLSQRGLLDSTLVLALGEFGRTPKINTSGGRDHWPDCFTALLAGGGVRGGQTYGTSDKIGAYPDLDPVTPGDLAATLFWRFGFDPRTLVHDLSNRPFHVAEGQPLASLFG, encoded by the coding sequence ATGAGACCTTCGCCCCTGCCTAGCCAGCACGCCTTTTCGCGCCGGCGGCTGATGCAGATTGGCGGGTTGGGTCTCTGGGGGTTGAATCTGCCCGCATGGCTCCGTGCTGCCGAGTCGAACCCTTCGCTAGCGCTCGCGACCGGTCGGCCGCCGATCAAGGCCTGCATCGTCGTCTTCTTCTACGGCGGGCCGAGCCATCTCGATACCTGGGACATGAAGCCCGACGCTCCTGCCGAGGTGCGCGGAGAGTTTCGCTCGATCGACACGGTCGTGCCGGGCATCTCGGTCTGCGAGCACCTGCCGCGGATGGCAGGCGTGATGGACAAGGTGGCGCTCGTCCGTTCGCTGCACCACCCGATGCGCAACCACAACGCCGCCGCGGTCGAAGCGCTTTGCGGCCGCACGCCCGCCGGGGGCGATCAAGAGCTGTTGGCCGACGACGCACAGGCCTTTCCCTGCTACGGTTCGGTCTGGCACTATCTCGACCGCGCCACGCCGCGCGACTTGCATCATGTGGCGCTGCCGCACGTGATGTACAACGTGGTGAAGCTGCCAGGTCAGATCGCCGGGTTCCTGGGACCCAAGTACAACCCGTTTCATATCGAGGCGGATCCCACCGCGGCGAACTTCCGCGTGAGCGAGTTGTCGCTGCCGGCCAGCATGAACGCCGCGCGCCTGGCCGATCGCAAGTCGCTACTCGACGTGGTCGATCGCCAACTGGACGCGCACCGCGCGGGACGAGAGACCGCGTCGCTTTCGACCTACTACGAGCGCGCCCTGGCGCTGCTCGAATCGCCACGCGTGCGCCAGGGGTTCGATCTGTCGCAGGAGAGCGAACAGACGCGCGACCGATATGGTCGCCACGTCCTGGGGCAGAGCCTGCTGTTGGCACGACGACTCGTGGAGTCGGGCGTCCCCTTCGTCACCGTGTACGACAAGGTGCGCAACGGCCAGGACGTGAACTGGGACAGTCACGCCAAGAACTTCGAACGGCATCGCGAGCACCTGCTGCCCCCCGCGGACGAAGGACTCTCGGCGCTGCTCGAAGATCTCTCGCAGCGCGGATTGTTGGATTCGACCCTCGTGCTGGCTTTGGGGGAGTTCGGCCGCACGCCCAAGATCAACACCAGTGGTGGCCGCGACCACTGGCCCGACTGCTTCACGGCCCTCCTGGCTGGCGGCGGCGTGCGGGGTGGCCAGACCTACGGCACGAGCGACAAGATCGGCGCGTATCCGGATCTCGACCCGGTGACGCCGGGGGATCTCGCCGCCACGCTGTTCTGGCGCTTCGGCTTCGACCCGCGCACCCTGGTTCACGATCTGTCGAATCGTCCCTTCCACGTCGCCGAGGGGCAACCCCTGGCGTCGCTGTTCGGTTGA
- a CDS encoding lactonase family protein, whose protein sequence is MKYHAARLWGMCVVSLMLGSLLANRVTAEDEPAGKLRVYFGAYNRGEGKGIYTSELDLASGKLSPPQLAGEAVNPSFLAIHPSKKFLYAVGEIDNFDGKKTGGVSAFSIDPKTGLLERINQHSSGGAGPCHLVVDASGKNVLVANYGGGSVACLPINDDGSLREASSFIQHQGSSVDPARQQGPHAHSINLDANNRFAVAADLGLDKLLVYRLDAEQGLLAPNDPPSVATPPGGGPRHFAFHPSGKFAFANNEMGSSVTAYSYDAASGTLQELNTVTTLPAGASAEGNSTAEIRVHPNGRFVYVSNRGHNSLAIFEVDASSGRLSPRGHASSGGKIPRNFNLDPSGKFLLAANQDSDNVVVYRVDAETGQLTPTGAEIEVTAPVCVRFVELP, encoded by the coding sequence ATGAAATATCACGCTGCGCGGCTGTGGGGGATGTGTGTGGTCTCGCTGATGTTGGGATCTTTGCTGGCGAACCGGGTGACGGCCGAGGACGAGCCTGCCGGAAAGTTGCGCGTCTACTTCGGCGCCTACAATCGCGGCGAGGGCAAAGGTATCTACACGAGCGAGCTCGATCTGGCGTCCGGCAAGCTCAGCCCGCCGCAACTCGCCGGCGAGGCGGTCAATCCTTCGTTCCTGGCCATTCATCCCTCGAAGAAGTTCCTCTATGCTGTGGGCGAGATCGACAACTTCGACGGCAAGAAGACCGGCGGCGTCAGCGCCTTCTCGATCGATCCCAAGACGGGCCTGCTCGAGCGGATCAACCAGCATTCTTCCGGGGGCGCGGGGCCCTGCCACCTGGTGGTCGACGCCTCCGGCAAGAATGTCCTCGTGGCGAACTACGGCGGCGGCAGCGTCGCCTGTCTGCCGATCAACGACGATGGCAGCCTGCGCGAGGCGAGCTCGTTTATTCAGCATCAAGGTTCGAGCGTCGATCCCGCGCGGCAGCAGGGGCCTCACGCTCACTCGATCAATCTCGATGCGAATAATCGCTTCGCGGTGGCGGCCGATCTGGGGCTCGATAAGCTGCTTGTCTATCGCCTCGACGCCGAACAGGGCCTGCTCGCGCCGAACGATCCCCCGTCCGTCGCCACGCCGCCAGGGGGCGGGCCGCGGCACTTCGCGTTTCATCCCAGTGGCAAATTCGCCTTCGCCAACAATGAGATGGGCTCGAGCGTCACGGCCTACAGCTACGATGCCGCCAGCGGCACCCTGCAGGAACTGAACACGGTCACCACCCTGCCGGCCGGCGCGAGTGCCGAAGGCAACAGCACGGCCGAGATTCGCGTGCATCCGAATGGCCGCTTTGTGTACGTCTCGAACCGCGGCCACAACAGCCTGGCGATCTTCGAGGTCGATGCCTCGAGCGGTCGGCTTTCGCCCCGGGGGCATGCCTCGAGTGGAGGGAAGATTCCGCGCAACTTCAATCTCGATCCGTCGGGTAAGTTCCTCTTGGCCGCCAATCAAGACAGCGACAACGTCGTGGTTTACCGCGTCGATGCCGAGACGGGCCAACTCACGCCGACGGGTGCGGAGATCGAGGTAACGGCGCCCGTCTGCGTCCGCTTCGTCGAGTTGCCGTAA
- a CDS encoding BlaI/MecI/CopY family transcriptional regulator — protein sequence MSPQPDNALTAVQFEIMQIVWDAPGGATVAEIWEAISRSREVTRTTVLNLVGRLDKRGWLSRRKREGVYRYFAAVDRQTATGRVAEKFVDEFFGGSATELVMSLLGSKRITAAQVEELRKLLKSAGSQPPKA from the coding sequence GTGTCCCCTCAGCCTGACAATGCCCTGACTGCCGTGCAGTTCGAGATCATGCAGATCGTCTGGGACGCTCCCGGCGGCGCCACGGTCGCCGAGATCTGGGAGGCCATCTCCCGCAGCCGCGAGGTGACGCGCACCACGGTGCTCAACCTGGTGGGGCGGCTCGACAAGCGGGGCTGGCTCAGCCGGCGCAAGCGCGAGGGGGTCTACCGCTATTTCGCCGCCGTCGATCGCCAGACCGCCACCGGTCGCGTGGCCGAGAAATTCGTCGACGAGTTCTTCGGCGGTTCGGCCACCGAGCTCGTGATGAGCCTGCTGGGATCGAAACGCATCACCGCCGCGCAGGTCGAAGAACTGCGCAAGCTGCTCAAGAGCGCCGGTTCACAACCACCCAAAGCCTAG
- a CDS encoding GNAT family N-acetyltransferase produces MSATVPSPSALRAARVVTKAPLRRSRQPKAVAGTKPDTFSRQPLEEVTLHDPFTVPAVDSDEPYYVVANAGDHAAVHQFLQNVFQSPPADAFLATLDDPFYEPSDRVLVRRGHRVLSHIHTTKRSLHFGDLRFPIAGVWGLGTLPEFRGRAYATNLLRFAERHMIEDGSLLGMLRTRDPHFFRPWGWAVCGRHVRSKAGTRPLMVELTVAAERFADQEPLTIRPWRQVELPGLMRLYRDHTANAFGCVERTENYWRWLISRKHFDHLYVAIEGPDNFELDPTNASIVGYCVVRDDEILELVASPQHPRAAFDLLARACGEAIERDQHTIELHAPHDDRMHELFRAASGACLHHEVHQGEVFMVKLLDPLEVLRRLCPVLHARADRAKLPRPAELSLAVEDARYRLVLTRRSVKVSCQPRLTRSHLSCNGAEFTRLLLGHLDVHESVAAGRLEASTRVALDTARVLFPRVPFWRPPLDDLYV; encoded by the coding sequence ATGAGCGCCACGGTACCATCGCCGTCCGCGTTGCGCGCGGCGCGTGTCGTAACTAAGGCCCCTCTCCGCCGCAGTCGTCAGCCCAAGGCTGTTGCTGGCACGAAGCCAGACACCTTCTCGCGTCAGCCTCTCGAAGAAGTCACGCTGCACGACCCCTTCACGGTACCCGCCGTCGATAGCGACGAGCCGTACTACGTGGTGGCCAATGCCGGCGATCACGCGGCGGTACACCAGTTCTTGCAGAACGTGTTTCAAAGCCCGCCGGCCGACGCGTTCCTGGCCACGCTCGACGATCCCTTCTACGAACCGAGCGACCGTGTGCTCGTGCGGCGCGGCCATCGCGTATTGTCGCACATCCACACGACGAAGCGTTCGCTCCACTTCGGCGACCTGCGCTTCCCGATCGCCGGCGTGTGGGGGCTGGGCACGCTACCCGAGTTCCGCGGTCGCGCCTACGCCACGAACCTGCTCCGCTTTGCCGAACGGCACATGATCGAGGACGGCTCGCTCCTGGGCATGCTGCGCACGCGCGATCCCCATTTCTTCCGCCCCTGGGGTTGGGCCGTCTGTGGGCGCCACGTCCGCTCGAAGGCGGGCACCCGGCCCCTCATGGTCGAGCTGACCGTCGCCGCCGAGCGTTTTGCCGACCAGGAGCCTCTCACGATTCGCCCCTGGCGACAGGTCGAGCTGCCCGGCCTGATGCGCCTCTACCGCGACCACACGGCCAACGCCTTCGGCTGCGTGGAGCGCACCGAGAATTACTGGCGCTGGCTCATCAGTCGCAAGCATTTCGATCACCTCTATGTGGCGATCGAAGGCCCCGACAATTTCGAGCTCGATCCGACGAACGCCTCGATCGTCGGATACTGCGTCGTGCGCGACGACGAGATTCTCGAACTGGTCGCGTCGCCGCAACATCCGCGGGCGGCGTTCGATCTGCTCGCCCGCGCCTGTGGCGAAGCGATCGAGCGCGATCAGCACACCATCGAGCTGCACGCCCCGCACGACGACCGCATGCACGAGTTGTTCCGCGCGGCCAGCGGCGCCTGCCTGCACCACGAGGTACACCAGGGCGAAGTCTTCATGGTCAAGCTGCTCGACCCGCTCGAAGTGCTGCGGCGGCTCTGCCCGGTGCTGCACGCGCGGGCCGATCGCGCCAAGCTCCCCCGTCCCGCCGAGCTGAGCCTCGCGGTCGAAGACGCCCGCTACCGCCTCGTGCTCACGCGGCGCAGCGTCAAGGTTTCGTGTCAGCCACGGCTCACACGCAGCCATTTGAGTTGCAATGGCGCCGAGTTCACCCGGCTCCTGCTCGGTCACCTCGACGTCCACGAATCGGTCGCCGCGGGCAGGCTCGAGGCCTCGACCCGCGTCGCCCTCGATACGGCGCGCGTCCTCTTCCCGCGGGTTCCGTTCTGGCGGCCGCCGCTCGACGATCTATACGTCTAG
- a CDS encoding glycosyltransferase family 2 protein — MEPRFLTALPVYNEANHVSGVLAEVRQYSPHVLVVDDGSSDGTSEILDREPGIHLVRHAENQGYGAALISAFRYAIEEGYDTLVTIDCDGQHEPKRIPRFVEAARTAEIVSGSRYLKHYSGDSEPPAERRRINGLITAELNRRLGLELTDGFCGFKAYRVEALKKFELSEVGYAMPLEVWVQAAHLGLRIVELPVPLIYLDEARSFGGALDDGSTRMQYYHLVLDRSLARVQTPDGGLWQGTLRGEMAG; from the coding sequence ATGGAGCCCCGTTTCCTCACCGCCTTGCCGGTCTACAACGAGGCGAACCACGTCTCGGGCGTGCTGGCCGAGGTGCGGCAATACAGCCCGCACGTGCTGGTGGTCGACGACGGCTCGAGCGACGGAACTTCCGAGATTCTCGACCGGGAGCCGGGCATCCACCTCGTGCGGCATGCCGAGAACCAGGGCTACGGCGCCGCGCTCATCAGCGCCTTCCGCTACGCCATCGAGGAAGGCTACGACACGCTCGTCACCATCGACTGCGACGGCCAGCACGAACCGAAGCGGATTCCCCGCTTTGTCGAGGCCGCCCGCACGGCCGAGATCGTCTCGGGCAGCCGCTACCTCAAGCATTACTCGGGCGATAGCGAACCGCCGGCCGAGCGCCGGCGCATCAATGGCCTCATCACGGCCGAGTTGAATCGCCGCCTGGGGCTCGAGCTCACCGATGGCTTTTGCGGATTCAAGGCCTACCGCGTCGAGGCATTGAAGAAGTTCGAGCTGTCCGAAGTGGGCTACGCCATGCCGCTCGAGGTGTGGGTCCAAGCCGCGCATCTCGGTCTGCGAATCGTGGAGCTGCCGGTGCCGCTGATCTATCTCGACGAGGCCCGCTCCTTCGGCGGCGCGCTCGACGATGGCTCGACCCGCATGCAGTATTACCATCTCGTGCTCGATCGCAGCCTGGCGCGCGTCCAGACACCCGACGGCGGACTCTGGCAAGGTACCCTGCGTGGGGAAATGGCTGGATGA
- a CDS encoding cytochrome c yields the protein MSTTRWCLRASACIAVLGFSIADVQANEIPSRVERPAGMHQGYWNLIYNDFVPGQLDQEVWDNLWRSWEPELKAQAEKASAEERRQMAFSRYGLTEAPGREGGAPLQYAVDEQGNWSVNCFMCHGGKVNGEVMPGLPNSHVAMETLFQEIVKTKQIIGRKVHAGEAAGSLFVPLGKSNGTTNAIIFGVVLAAYRDPDLTVHVDRPLPKLIHNDHDAPPWWVMKYKTHLYSDGFAGKGHRALMQFMMTPSNGPEKFAECEDEFVDIYDWIEKLEAPKYPFPIDHDLAKKGEALFNQTCADCHGTYGENAEFPNKIVPIDVVGTDRARLDSLTPQMRAGYEISWFSNFGEKHSVHDPGGYLAQPLNGIWASAPYLHNGSVPTLWHLFHPSERPVVWKRTENGYDQEKVGLEVAVYDELPKNVKGAKEKRTYFDTRLFAKDPQGHEFPDQLSEEEKVAVMEYLKTL from the coding sequence ATGTCCACCACACGCTGGTGCCTTCGCGCAAGCGCTTGTATCGCCGTACTCGGGTTTTCGATCGCCGACGTTCAAGCCAACGAGATCCCCAGCCGTGTTGAACGGCCCGCCGGGATGCACCAGGGCTACTGGAACCTGATCTACAACGACTTCGTGCCGGGCCAGCTCGATCAGGAGGTGTGGGACAATCTCTGGCGCTCGTGGGAGCCCGAGCTCAAGGCGCAGGCCGAGAAGGCCTCGGCCGAAGAGCGCCGCCAGATGGCCTTCTCGCGCTATGGCCTGACCGAAGCCCCCGGCCGCGAAGGGGGCGCACCACTGCAATACGCCGTCGACGAACAGGGCAACTGGAGCGTCAACTGCTTCATGTGCCACGGCGGCAAAGTGAACGGCGAGGTCATGCCAGGTCTGCCCAACTCGCACGTCGCCATGGAGACGCTGTTCCAGGAGATCGTGAAGACCAAGCAAATCATCGGTCGCAAAGTTCACGCAGGTGAAGCGGCGGGCTCGCTCTTCGTCCCGCTGGGCAAGTCGAACGGCACGACGAACGCCATCATCTTCGGGGTTGTGCTGGCGGCCTATCGCGATCCGGACCTGACGGTCCACGTCGATCGCCCGCTGCCGAAGCTCATCCACAACGACCACGACGCCCCGCCGTGGTGGGTCATGAAGTACAAGACGCACCTCTACTCCGACGGCTTCGCCGGCAAGGGTCACCGCGCCTTGATGCAGTTCATGATGACGCCGTCGAACGGACCGGAGAAGTTCGCCGAGTGCGAGGACGAGTTCGTCGACATCTACGACTGGATCGAGAAGCTCGAAGCGCCGAAGTACCCCTTCCCGATCGATCACGATCTGGCCAAGAAGGGAGAGGCCCTGTTCAATCAGACCTGTGCCGATTGCCACGGCACGTACGGCGAGAACGCCGAATTCCCGAACAAGATTGTTCCCATCGACGTGGTGGGAACCGATCGTGCGCGTCTCGACTCCCTCACTCCCCAGATGCGAGCCGGTTACGAGATCAGTTGGTTCTCGAACTTCGGCGAAAAGCATTCTGTACACGATCCGGGGGGTTATCTCGCCCAGCCGCTCAATGGTATCTGGGCCAGTGCCCCCTACCTGCACAATGGCTCGGTGCCGACGCTGTGGCACCTGTTCCATCCCAGCGAGCGTCCCGTCGTCTGGAAGCGCACCGAGAACGGCTACGACCAGGAAAAGGTCGGCCTCGAGGTCGCCGTTTACGACGAACTCCCCAAGAACGTGAAGGGGGCCAAGGAGAAGCGTACCTACTTCGATACGCGACTCTTCGCCAAGGATCCCCAGGGACACGAATTCCCCGACCAGTTGAGCGAGGAAGAAAAGGTCGCCGTCATGGAATACCTGAAGACGCTGTAA